TTGTGAGTTCAAAATGGTGTAAAAGGGGTCCGTCATTCGTCTTAACGTCTCCTGTCACCTGCAGGTTTTGGCAATGTTGCTCCCAAAACTAAGAGCGGACGTGTTTTCTGCATCCTGTACGGGCTGTGCGGGATCCCCCTGTGTCTGGTGTGGATAAGCGAACTGGGCTCATTCTTCGGAGACCGAGCCAAACGTCTGTCTGGAATCCTGATCCGTAAAGGCGTCTCAGTGGTGCGAATCCCAGTCAAGTGATTGGTGTGAAACGCTGGCCTGGCCTGAACCTTGGGTGTGTTTTTCAGAAAAGGGTCCAGTTAACCTGCACGGCCTTGTTCCTGCTGTGGGGGCTGCTGGTGCACCTGGTGCTCCCTCCTGTTGTTTTCATGTACATGGAGGACTGGAGTTACCTGGAAGGCCTCTATTATTCCTTCATCACACTGACAACAGTGGGTTTTGGGGATTATGTGGCAGGTTGGTTTCATTTCAGGCTCCAAACCTTCTGGTGTTGTTTGTTAAGGTCGTTAAGGTGACGCTCTACCCGCTGTTACAGGTGTAAACCCAAAGATGAACTATCCCAGACTGTACAGGACATTTGCAGAGTTGTGGATCTACATGGGCCTCGCCTGGCTCTCCCTGTTCTTCAGCTGGAACGTCAACATGGTGGTGGAAGCTCACAAAGTGCTGAAGAAAAGACGGAGGCAAAGGCACAGGCACTTCTACCAGGAGGAGCCCAAGCCCCCGGAGGACAAGGACACACAGGGGGTGAATCCCGACGTCATAGACATCTTCAACTTTCCGAAGGAGGTCGACTACAGCACCATCATCAAGCAGATTGGAGCCGCGGCGCAGGAAACTAAGAGCAAGGACAACATGAATCGCTCCAAGAGCTGCAGCGACATCGTGTCCACGAACATCCTGACCCTGGATCACTCCCCCCGGCACAGACGCCTGATCAGCATCAGCGAGGTGTTCATGAGCTCCGTCACGCCCAAGCgcgaggagaaagaggaggacggTCTGACCAGCGTGAGCAGCGGCACGACTGAAACTACAGAGTGTTCAAGGACGGAACACGAGGAGCACAAGGAGGGCGGTGCGTCTGAGGACGGGGGTTCCCCCGTCGGCcttgctgccccccccaaaGAGGCGCGAGAGGACAGAAGCGTGCAGCGCTCTAATGCCAAAGCGCTCAGGTTCCAAATTTACAAGGTGACGGAGGAAGATTTGATCAAATTGAAAGACGACAGAAGAAAAGAGCCAGATGAGGAGGATCAAAGGTAAAACAGGTTTGATGAATCAGCCAGAAAACGAACCCACTTTATTGGTCTTAAGTTTAAAATGAGCTACAAAGGTACCGTTCATCAGAAATGTTGCAAATCCTGagctgaggtcacatgactccataCGTTGGTTAACGGGTTGAATATGCTGATTATTTAAGATCACAGAGCAGCTTTGTGGATACTGGCGCCTATGAGCCATTTCCCCTCATGGGGAGCTGCTACGCTGGCGGCTGTGATCACATGACCGTCATCGACGTGCTCGTGGCTCAGCAGAGGTCGCTCTGAGTGAAGGTTCTTTATCTGGATGACCTGGAGGGAGAAGTCGGGAAATTCCGCATTACAACCTGAAAATACCACATTAGCTCACCCatcaaaaggaaaaatcaaagaaatcactAACCTCTGAGCCCAGAGGATCCCCGGTGGATCCCCAGAGGATCCCCACGATCGTACTTCAGAAATTTGAGGCCGTTCGGATGGCAGCCGAGCCACAAGTCACCCGTCCTGTGGTCCACCTCCACATGATCACACAGACTGGGTCACAAACATTACAGCCAGTAATTTTAAACAAACTGGGAGCAACTTACAGAATTTTGTGGCACAactgacacacaacacacacatttttcataAAATAATCCACCATCTGGGATTAATGCCTCTTTATCAATGAtgaggatatatatatatatatatatatatatatatatatatatatatatgtagtCCCCTCAATGTGAAATGTAGCCAGTTTTTTAACCGTTCATTAGCTTGAGATAAGCTAACCGCTCCCGTCTTGTCTCTATGTCCTGGTCAATATAAATGTACCTACAGGTGCATCACAGGTTCAGAAAACTTTTAGAGAGAGTGAAAAGCAGCCGTGTTGGGAGGGGGCTCCTCACGTGGGCAGGGTGTGGGCATCTCTGGAGCAGAGGGTGGGCGAAGAGCTTCAGGTGCTGAGGGTGACTGATGACAAACAGGTCGATGGAGTCGTCTGACACGTCGCTGACGCGTTGGGTGGTTCTCAGTGGGACCTCTGCTGGGATGGCGGCAACTCTGATGATCCGAACGTTCCTGCGGAAGCGTCACAGTCCGGAAAAATACTGTCAGCTCGCTAAAAGTGACTTAAGTCCTCGTTAGGTACGAAACCCGTATCTGAAACCCACAATGGTGATTTTGTGTGATGTCTGCTGTACGACAATGTGTCGCCTTTCTTTCTTTACACGTGCAGATCTTTAAAACAAAGTGACAACAGCATGATAACGCCTGACTCGTGATTCAGACCAGTCTAATGTGTGTGACATGTGGTTCAATCTTTGTTGTCTCAATATTTTAGAATAAACAAAACTATTCCAATCGAAAATTGTGTgtataaagaaaatgaaaatactaAATATAACTAAGCTGCTGAAGGGGAAGTGATGGATTTTTCCAGGATTCGTGGGTCACCTGCGTCATCAGTGTGTACGCTGATGTCGTGAGGGTTGAAGGAGTCCAGGTCCAGGTTTCCTGACCTGCAGCTCTTTTGAACTGGGTTTGGGATGCAGCCTCCAGGCTCCTCTGAGAATGAACTTTAACCCCTGTGGAGACCAAAAGCCACTTTGCTGACTGGTTCTCTGAGGCTCCTCTCTGGTCCCAGTAACAGTCACATACTGGGCTCAGGAGCGCCGGCCCGTCTCTCAGTACCGTCATATCCTCCGCTCCACACTCGGGCCTACCAGGATACTCCAGATACCGACAGGTCAGGTGTGCGACAGAATCAGGAATCTGTGTGCGACAAACgttttaaaagcagcagcagcgataTCTTCATGGCTCCATGTttaagggtcaaaggtcacgccgGTGTGTGCGTGGCtgcacaacaggaagcagcgtTACAGCCTCCGTTAATCCAACCCTACGACACAGAACGTTTTTGGGCAACTTGAATACTTTGGTCTAAACAGCAGATAAGATTCAGCAACACTGTGTCGCAGAACTGAACAAACCGGCTTTTCTTGTAGGCCGAGAAACAAAATATGACTTGTTGCTACACGCAACTGTTCAGTCGGCCGTTCTCTCCGGATCACAGAAGGTTTTTCAGCTGCTTCTCACTCAACATACAAAATCTACCTTATTCACACCAAATAGTGCAAAAAACAGAACCTCCATCACAGAATGTGCTCAAAGGTCCAGAGTTATGACACAAACATGACGAGTCTCAACTCCTTTATTCACATCCAAACACATTAAATAGTGCATGTTTACAGCTTTCAGGTTACCAGCAACAAAGAGGTTTTGATCCGATCACAATAAACACAGCTGATCGGGTCGACCTCGTCCTGCCCCAAACCCACGAGATCCCAAATCAGCGCTGCGCTGACGACAATCGTCTCGCCGTGACGTCCAATGGTCGCCGCCTACTTCAGATCACAACACAGGCCTTTGTGAAACACGGTGCCGATCAGCAGTTTCCCACCATA
The DNA window shown above is from Takifugu flavidus isolate HTHZ2018 chromosome 10, ASM371156v2, whole genome shotgun sequence and carries:
- the LOC130532667 gene encoding potassium channel subfamily K member 5-like, yielding MAEKGPFLTSCIIFYLSIGAAIFQILEEPNWQSARDRYTLQKENIVKKYKCLTKADLDEILETVSEAAGQGVTIAGDIHRNTWDWANSVIFASTIVTTIGFGNVAPKTKSGRVFCILYGLCGIPLCLVWISELGSFFGDRAKRLSGILIRKGVSVKRVQLTCTALFLLWGLLVHLVLPPVVFMYMEDWSYLEGLYYSFITLTTVGFGDYVAGVNPKMNYPRLYRTFAELWIYMGLAWLSLFFSWNVNMVVEAHKVLKKRRRQRHRHFYQEEPKPPEDKDTQGVNPDVIDIFNFPKEVDYSTIIKQIGAAAQETKSKDNMNRSKSCSDIVSTNILTLDHSPRHRRLISISEVFMSSVTPKREEKEEDGLTSVSSGTTETTECSRTEHEEHKEGGASEDGGSPVGLAAPPKEAREDRSVQRSNAKALRFQIYKVTEEDLIKLKDDRRKEPDEEDQR